CTACATCCAAGTTTCCAACCATGAAAACCCAACAAAGTTTTCCTGATGTAAAATTTTTTTGCGAAGTTCCAACTataaccaaaaaaaacaaatgtgtcaTGATTTTTggtataaaaaaatttttgtaataGTCGATGAAATGGGTCGCTAGGTAAGGTAAAACAGTATGTTTTGTATCTGTGCGTCTTGATTTTGGGaagttacaactaaaaaaccaattaaaaaatcgttcattttggcaaacaaatgtgttATGATTTTTACTAACAAAAATGTTCGAATTTTATCCACAACTTTTTTAATAGTCGatcaaatgtggaatgccataccttgttCAATCCGTAGCTTAATTTCCTATCTAATGGCATTTCcagctaaaaatttttaaatttcaccatttttcggaaaaaaacgtgatgtaaccccttataaaaaagtgaaaaattcgcaaaaaattatttttaccaaattatctaaaaaatgaaatgggtcGGTAGGTGAGtttgtcagctgcaaaaaacagtaTGTTTCGTATCTGTGCGCCTTAATTTTGCGaagttacaactaaaaaaccaattaaaaaatcgttcattttggcaaacaaatgtgttATGATTTTTACTAACAAAAATGTTCGAATTTTATCCACAACTTTTTTAATAGTCGatcaaatgtggaatgccataccttgttCAATCCGTAGCTTAATTTCCTATCTAATGGCATTTCcagctaaaaatttttaaatttcaccatttttcggaaaaaaacgtgatgtaaccccttataaaaaagtgaaaaattcgcaaaaaattatttttaccaaattatctaaaaaatgaaatgggtcGGTAGGTGAGtttgtcagctgcaaaaaacagtaTGTTTCGTATCTGTGCGCCTTAATTTTGCGaagttacaactaaaaaaccaattaaaaaatcgttCATTTTGACAAACAAATGTGTCATGATTtctagtaaaaaaaaatatcagaattttatccacaacttttttaatagtcgctcaaatgtggaatgccataccttgttgaATTTGTAGCTTAATTTCCTATCTAGTGGCATTTCCagctaaaaatgtttaaatttcaccatttttcggaaaaaaacgtgatgtaaccccttataaaaaagtgaaaaattcgcaaaaaattatttttaccaaattatctaaaaaatgaaatgggtaGGTAGGTGAGgttgtcagctgcaaaaaacagtaTGTTTCGTATCTGTGCGCCTTAATTTTGCGaagttacaactaaaaaaccaattaaaaaatcgttcattttggcaaacaaatgtgttATGATTTTTACTAACAAAAATGTTCGAATTTTATCCACAACTTTTTTAATAGTCGatcaaatgtggaatgccataccttgttAAATTCGTAGCTTAATTTCCTATCTAGTGGCATTTCcagctaaaaatttttaaatatcacCATTTTTCGGAAAAAACGTGATgtaaccccttataaaaaagtgaaaaattcgcaaaaaattatttttaccaaattatctaaaaaatgaaatgggtcGGTAGGTGAGtttgtcagctgcaaaaaacagtaTGTTTCGTATCTGTGCGCCTTAATTTTGCGaagttacaactaaaaaaccaattaaaaaatcgttCATTTTGACAAACAAATGTGTCATGATTtctagtaaaaaaaatatcagaattttatccacaacttttttaatagtcgctcaaatgtggaatgccataccttgttgaATTTGTAGCTTAATTTCCTATCTAGTGGCATTTCCagctaaaaatgtttaaatttcaccatttttcggaaaaaaacgtgatgtaaccccttataaaaaagtgaaaaattcgcaaaaaattatttttaccaaattatctaaaaaatgaaatgggtcGGTAGGTGAGgttgtcagctgcaaaaaacagtaTGTTTCGTATCTGTGCGCCTTAATTTTGCGAAGTTAGaactaaaaaaccaattaaaaaatcgttcattttggcaaacaaatgtgttATGATTTTTACTAACGAAAATGTTTGAATTTTATCCACAACTTTTTTAATAGTCGctcaaatgtggaatgccataccttgttgaATTTGTAGCTTAATTTCCTATCTAGTGGCATTTCCagctaaaaatgtttaaatttcaccatttttcggaaaaaaacgtgatgtaaccccttataaaaaagtgaaaaattcgcaaaaaattatttttaccaaattatctaaaaaatgaaatgggtaGGTAGGTGAGgttgtcagctgcaaaaaacagtaTGTTTCGTATCTGTGCGCCTTAATTTTGCGaagttacaactaaaaaaccaattaaaaaatcgttCATTTTGGCAAGCAAATGTGTTATGATTTTTACTAACAAAAATGTTCGAATTTTATCCACAACTTTTTTAATAGTCGatcaaatgtggaatgccataccttgttAAATTCGTAGCTTAATTTCCTATCTAGTGGCATTTCCagctaaaaatgtttaaatttcacaatttttcggaaaaaaacgtgatgtaaccccttataaaaaagtgaaaaattcgcaaaaaattatttttaccaaattatctaaaaaatgaaatgggtcGGTAGGTGAGgttgtcagctgcaaaaaacagtaTGTTTCGTATCTGTGCGCCTTAATTTTGCGAAGTTAGaactaaaaaaccaattaaaaaatcgttaattttggcaaacaaatgtgttATGATTTTTACTAACAAAAATGTTCGAATTTTATCCACAACTTTTTTAATAGTCGatcaaatgtggaatgccataccttgttgaATTTGTAGCTTAATTTCCTATCTAGTGGCATTTCcagctaaaaatttttaaatatcacCATTTTTCGGAAAAAACGTGATgtaaccccttataaaaaagtgaaaaattcgcaaaaaattatttttaccaaattatctaaaaaatgaaatgggtaGGTAGGTGAGgttgtcagctgcaaaaaacagtaTGTTTCGTATCTGTGCGCCTTAATTTTGCGAAGTTAGaactaaaaaaccaattaaaaaatcgttcattttggcaaacaaatgtgttATGATTTTTACTAACGAAAATGTTTGAATTTTATCCACAACTTTTTTAATAGTCGatcaaatgtggaatgccataccttgttAAATTCGTAGCTTAATTTCCCATCTAATGGCATTTCcagctaaaaatttttaaatttcaccatttttcggaaaaaaacgtgatgtaaccccttataaaaaagtgaaaaattcgcaaaaaattatttttaccaaattatctaaaaaatgaaatgggtaGGTAGGTGAGgttgtcagctgcaaaaaacagtaTGTTTCGTATCTGTGCGCCTTAATTTTGCGAAGTTAGaactaaaaaaccaattaaaaaatcgttcattttggcaaacaaatgtgttATGATTTTTACCAACAAAAATGTTCGAATTTTATCCACAACTTTTTTAATAGTCGatcaaatgtggaatgccataccttgttAAATTCGTAGCTTAATTTCCCATCTAATGGCATTTCcagctaaaaatttttaaatttcaccatttttcggaaaaaaacgtgatgtaaccccttataaaaaagtgaaaaattcgcaaaaaattatttttaccaaattatctaaaaaatgaaatgggtaGGTAGGTGAGgttgtcagctgcaaaaaacagtaTGTTTCGTATCTGTGCGCCTTAATTTTGCGAAGTTAGaactaaaaaaccaattaaaaaatcgttcattttggcaaacaaatgtgttATGATTTTTACCAACAAAAATGTTCGAATTTTATCCACAACTTTTTTAATAGTCGctcaaatgtggaatgccataccttgttgaATTTGTAGCTTAATTTCCTATCTAGTGGCATTTCcagctaaaaatttttaaatatcacCATTTTTCGGAAAAAACGTGATgtaaccccttataaaaaagtgaaaaattcgcaaaaaattatttttaccaaattatctaaaaaatgaaatgggtcGGTAGGTGAGtttgtcagctgcaaaaaacagtaTGTTTCGTATCTGTGCGCCTTAATTTTGCGaagttacaactaaaaaaccaattaaaaaatcgttCATTTTGACAAACAAATGTGTCATGATTtctagtaaaaaaaatatcagaattttatccacaacttttttaatagtcgctcaaatgtggaatgccataccttgttgaATTTGTAGCTTAATTTCCTATCTAGTGGCATTTCCagctaaaaatgtttaaatttcaccatttttcggaaaaaaacgtgatgtaaccccttataaaaaagtgaaaaattcgcaaaaaattatttttaccaaattatctaaaaaatgaaatgggtcGGTAGGTGAGgttgtcagctgcaaaaaacagtaTGTTTCGTATCTGTGCGCCTTAATTTTGCGaagttacaactaaaaaaccaattaaaaaatcgttCATTTTGACAAACAAATGTGTCATGATTtctagtaaaaaaaatatcagaattttatccacaacttttttaatagtcgctcaaatgtggaatgccataccttgttgaATTTGTAGCTTAATTTCCTATCTAGTGGCATTTCcagctaaaaatttttaaatatcgcCATTTTTCGGAAAAAACGTGATgtaaccccttataaaaaagtgaaaaattcgcaaaaaattatttttaccaaattatctaaaatatgaaatgagtCGGTAGGTAAGgttgtcagctgcaaaaagCAGTATGTTTCGTATCTGTGCGCCTTAATTTTGCGaagttacaactaaaaaaacaccaaaacattttttctaATAAATTAAGTTAACTCTGATTCCCCAGTTGGTTTTCAGTAGACACCTGCTACTGATTATGATCGCCTAAAACGTTGAGTAAATCGATTTCTTACAGCGCCTAAAAGTATTCAACAAAAGTATTGAAGCCATTGAATGGCGGTTTGGCGCGGCCTAAAAGTTTAGGTGGGTGGTGGGTACACGATTTATAGTAgttgcattattattatttttattagttatagatattattattattattttggtGCTCTCTGAATTTATTCTTTATCAATATTTAAGGTACTTTGCacattttttccgtttttctgCGCTTGTAGCGTCCATTTTCGTATTACTCATTTCCAGATGAaatgttttcacttttttgtaaaagttttttcattttccatttttcgttttatgtttttggctttatgttcatttcgatttttttgccACTCATTGGCGGCTTCGGGGTCAACCGGGTGTTCTAGACATTCATATCGAACCTCCACATTCATATTCAGATCCAGCCGTAGATCCAGATCCTGCTCCAGACACTGAGCCTCCAGCATCAGTGAGGTAACGACTGCACATTGAGCAACAGTTGTGCGTTTCGAAATCATCGAGGAGATTCCGCTTCGAGAGGCCCGTCTGCATACCCTTCGACCTGGACAAAGTCCAGTGCTCAGGTGGGTTGGGCAGCGCCGTTGGAGGTGGTGCAAGGAAGCACTTGCTAACCGCGAAATGCGTCAGTGAGCTGGGTATTCgtgggtgctgctgctggatctGGTGTTGGGCCGATATCTTTCCCCCCAACCAAGAGCTCTTCCTCTGCTTCCGGGACGATCCTCTGACGATTCCCGGACAGAAGCCTCCATTCCAAATGGTGACTGGTGACTGCCGCAGCTGCCTAGCACCCTGGTGCCAA
The DNA window shown above is from Drosophila melanogaster chromosome X and carries:
- the CG32797 gene encoding uncharacterized protein, coding for MSTASASKESTKRSNQRQRQLQSQYQSTASKFKHQKSQQQQQGSSKGGGNNKRRNRAGRWHQGARQLRQSPVTIWNGGFCPGIVRGSSRKQRKSSWLGGKISAQHQIQQQHPRIPSSLTHFAVSKCFLAPPPTALPNPPEHWTLSRSKGMQTGLSKRNLLDDFETHNCCSMCSRYLTDAGGSVSGAGSGSTAGSEYECGGSI